AGATCGAATACGCCGACGGGCAGGTGACCAGCACGCTCACCAACAGCCACCACGCCGCCCAGAGCAGCAAACACCCCGCGGGAATCGGACTGGAGAACGTCCGCAAACGCCTCGAACTGATCTACGGCGCGAAGAACTACTCGCTGGAAATCCGCGAGGAGGAGAAGACCTATACCGTAAAACTCGTAATCCCGACGCTCAATGCTTAAATGTATCGCCATCGACGACGAGCCGCTGGCTCTGCGTCAGCTGACAAGCTACATCTCGAAAATTCCCTATCTGGACCTCGTCGCAAAATACAACAACGCCCTGGAAGCGCAGCAGATGCTCGCGGGAGAGAAGGTGGACCTGATTTTCGTCGACATCAACATGCCCGACCTCAACGGCGTGGATTTCGTCCGCGCGCTGATCGACCGCCCGATGGTGATTTTCACCACGGCCTATTCGGAGTACGCCGTCGAGGGATTCAAGCTCGACGCGGTGGATTACCTGCTCAAACCGTTCAGCTTCGCCGATTTCAGCCGTTCGGCGGCCAAGGCCAATTCGCTCTACAAGCTACGCCACAACCAACGGCCGCCGCAGGAGGGGGAATCCGAGGCGCTGCCCAAAGACAAGG
This Alistipes shahii WAL 8301 DNA region includes the following protein-coding sequences:
- a CDS encoding LytR/AlgR family response regulator transcription factor, whose protein sequence is MLKCIAIDDEPLALRQLTSYISKIPYLDLVAKYNNALEAQQMLAGEKVDLIFVDINMPDLNGVDFVRALIDRPMVIFTTAYSEYAVEGFKLDAVDYLLKPFSFADFSRSAAKANSLYKLRHNQRPPQEGESEALPKDKEYISVKADYKVSLVKISDIVYLESEGEYVRMHLADGTTITTLFRLKNMETALPSESFMRVHRSYIVNLRTIKAYVKGRIFLNDTEYVPIGENYKEAFQGYIDKNFRNL